The sequence below is a genomic window from Haloferax mediterranei ATCC 33500.
CGACAGTCGAAAGTTGGGACCGTCGAGGGGTGCATTTTATCGAATAGATATTCGTTATGAATACAACGATTCGTTCGAATTCGAGTACCTCGTGGTCTCACTCCCGTCGTTCGATATTCGACGATTGTTGTAAGAGAGTTTTATTATCGTCGAAGCAAACTGAACGACAACGACCATGCAACAGACGGTTCCGACTATCGAAGTTCCAGGTGAGCTCGAATCGCCCTCGGCAAAGCTCGTGTATCTGTACCTCACGACACACGACGGAGCATCTATCGACGACATACAGGACGGTCTCGAAATGAAGAAGATTGCACTCTACAGTATTCTCAGCACGCTCAGTAAACGTGGCTTCGTTCGACAAGAAGCCGAACGCTACCACATCGCTCAGTGATTTCTCGGCGAGCGCGCCGCTCGCACTTGTGCGCCCTCACGAACCATATCCTCACAGTTCGGACAGACGCGCGGAGCATCTATGCCGTTCGGCGTGAAGACTCGGGCATACGCGGGCGTCACGAACGAACTACAGTTCTGACATTCCGGCATGGTGTCTAGTATCCTTAATGAATATAACATAAGCTTTCTCCCTACACGAATGCGAGGAGTGCGCCGAGGATGAGAAGTGCGAAGATGAGGAGTGACACCGCAAGCATGAACTTGTCAGTCGCGTTCATACCGGAACGACGTTCCGAATGAAGATAAAACTCTGTCACGTCGGTTGTCTCGGCGAAATTTCCTAATTTTCTCCCGCGATAACGAGGGGGGTAGAACTAAATTCCTCCCCCCCGTCGCTGTTATAACGGTCTGCTATGGAGTACGTGTACGCGATGTCTGGGTTACTCGCCGGACTCCTCCTCGGAGCCATCGCAGTCGTGACTGCGCTCACGTACACGCCATATGGTGCCTCTTTGTTCGACACGGCAATCACGGCGTTGACCGGTATTACGCTC
It includes:
- a CDS encoding DUF7563 family protein → MPECQNCSSFVTPAYARVFTPNGIDAPRVCPNCEDMVREGAQVRAARSPRNH
- a CDS encoding helix-turn-helix domain-containing protein, which gives rise to MQQTVPTIEVPGELESPSAKLVYLYLTTHDGASIDDIQDGLEMKKIALYSILSTLSKRGFVRQEAERYHIAQ